In Macrotis lagotis isolate mMagLag1 chromosome 8, bilby.v1.9.chrom.fasta, whole genome shotgun sequence, a single genomic region encodes these proteins:
- the C8H3orf62 gene encoding uncharacterized protein C3orf62 homolog isoform X2, with protein sequence MSEKLRRCRKELTAAIDRAFEGISHSQECPSQPKADLDTSPSSFTIQMNKLLCRRYPSTTSYVGQFTPVSCAPENENPVFVPNHIPVNMKPHTLCPKRKPLTSKENVLIHSSIFVPERQFLRGTGDGENWRKESLRKDVDRYLKVEANVPLNNSNQEITKDLLDMIDHTSIRTIEELAGKLEFENELNRVCSRSEDSPFKEEVLALFMDESPHKATDAEASCLKPTFDDQNIIETVLDLEEDYNLMTSFKYHIK encoded by the exons ATGTCTGAGAAGCTAAGAAGATGCAGAAAGGAGCTGACAGCAGCCATTGACAGAGCGTTTGAGGGCATCAGTCACTCTCAAGAGTGCCCAAGTCAGCCAAAAGCAGACTTGGACACCTCGCCTTCTTCCTTCACTATTCAGATGAATAAACTTCTTTGCAGGAGATATCCTTCCACCACTTCTTATGTTGGTCAGTTTACTCCTGTGTCCTGTGCTCCTGAAAATGAGAACCCTGTCTTTGTACCAAACCATATCCCGGTCAATATGAAACCACATACTTTATGCCCCAAAAGAAAACCTTTGACCAGCAAGGAAAATGTGTTGATACATTCCTCGATTTTTGTACCTGAAAGGCAGTTTCTAAGAGGCACTGGAGATGGggaaaattggagaaaagaaagTTTAAG GAAAGATGTGGATAGATATTTGAAGGTTGAAGCCAATGTTCCTCTCAACAATTCCAACCAAGAAATCACAAAGGATCTACTCGATATGATTG accaTACAAGCATCCGAACTATTGAAGAACTGGCTggaaaactagaatttgaaaaTGAGTTAAACCGGGTTTGCAGCCGCTCAGAAGATTCCCCCTTTAAAGAGGAAGTCCTGGCCCTCTTCATGGATGAGAGCCCACACAAGGCCACAGATGCAGAAGCCAGCTGCCTAAAGCCAACTTTTGATGACCAGAATATAATAGAAACCGTCCTGGATTTGGAAGaggattataatttgatgacCTCTTTTAAATACCATATTAAGTAA
- the C8H3orf62 gene encoding uncharacterized protein C3orf62 homolog isoform X1, translating into MSEKLRRCRKELTAAIDRAFEGISHSQECPSQPKADLDTSPSSFTIQMNKLLCRRYPSTTSYVGQFTPVSCAPENENPVFVPNHIPVNMKPHTLCPKRKPLTSKENVLIHSSIFVPERQFLRGTGDGENWRKESLRKDVDRYLKVEANVPLNNSNQEITKDLLDMIDHTSIRTIEELAGKLEFENELNRVCSRSEDSPFKEEVLALFMDESPHKATDAEASCLKPTFDDQNIIETVLDLEEDYNLMTSFKYHINN; encoded by the exons ATGTCTGAGAAGCTAAGAAGATGCAGAAAGGAGCTGACAGCAGCCATTGACAGAGCGTTTGAGGGCATCAGTCACTCTCAAGAGTGCCCAAGTCAGCCAAAAGCAGACTTGGACACCTCGCCTTCTTCCTTCACTATTCAGATGAATAAACTTCTTTGCAGGAGATATCCTTCCACCACTTCTTATGTTGGTCAGTTTACTCCTGTGTCCTGTGCTCCTGAAAATGAGAACCCTGTCTTTGTACCAAACCATATCCCGGTCAATATGAAACCACATACTTTATGCCCCAAAAGAAAACCTTTGACCAGCAAGGAAAATGTGTTGATACATTCCTCGATTTTTGTACCTGAAAGGCAGTTTCTAAGAGGCACTGGAGATGGggaaaattggagaaaagaaagTTTAAG GAAAGATGTGGATAGATATTTGAAGGTTGAAGCCAATGTTCCTCTCAACAATTCCAACCAAGAAATCACAAAGGATCTACTCGATATGATTG accaTACAAGCATCCGAACTATTGAAGAACTGGCTggaaaactagaatttgaaaaTGAGTTAAACCGGGTTTGCAGCCGCTCAGAAGATTCCCCCTTTAAAGAGGAAGTCCTGGCCCTCTTCATGGATGAGAGCCCACACAAGGCCACAGATGCAGAAGCCAGCTGCCTAAAGCCAACTTTTGATGACCAGAATATAATAGAAACCGTCCTGGATTTGGAAGaggattataatttgatgacCTCTTTTAAATACCATATTAA